The following coding sequences are from one Acidobacteriota bacterium window:
- the mscL gene encoding large conductance mechanosensitive channel protein MscL, giving the protein MKEFKEFLLKTNALALAVGVIIGGAAGKVVSSLVADLLMPPIGLVLGKVDFSSLFLNLSGQKFDSLAAARAAGAPTLNYGLFINTMVDFVIVAFCVFMITKFFMKEPPAAPGPAMKDCGQCGEKILAVAKKCRYCTSAA; this is encoded by the coding sequence TTGAAAGAATTCAAGGAGTTCCTGCTCAAGACGAACGCGCTGGCCCTGGCGGTCGGCGTCATCATCGGAGGGGCCGCCGGAAAAGTCGTCTCCTCGCTGGTCGCCGATCTGCTCATGCCGCCCATCGGGCTCGTTCTGGGCAAGGTGGACTTCAGCAGCCTCTTCCTCAACCTCAGCGGCCAGAAGTTCGACTCCCTCGCGGCGGCGCGCGCAGCCGGGGCGCCGACGCTGAACTACGGCCTCTTTATCAACACGATGGTCGACTTCGTCATCGTCGCGTTCTGCGTCTTCATGATCACGAAGTTCTTCATGAAGGAGCCCCCCGCGGCTCCGGGCCCCGCCATGAAGGACTGCGGCCAGTGCGGCGAGAAGATCCTCGCCGTCGCGAAGAAGTGCCGCTACTGCACGAGCGCGGCGTAG
- the ispG gene encoding (E)-4-hydroxy-3-methylbut-2-enyl-diphosphate synthase — MSETKAGPRNPTRDVRIGSTHVGGGHPVAVQSMTATKTQDVAATVAQVRQLEEAGADIVRIAVDSERDARALEPIRGETRVALSVDLQENYRLASMVAPHVDKLRYNPGHLHHHETSRPILEKVSFLAETADRHGCALRIGVNCGSVDPAKKGMFGDDDVAEMVESAREHAEMLESLGFRRFVVSLKDSDPKKVIDANRRFAALRPDVPLHLGVTEAGLPPDGIVKTRVAFEQLLSRGIGDTIRVSLTVPNDRKKEEIAAGRKILDDIAAGRFRSVPVFENRALNIISCPSCSRVENDAFVDLAERVRDVTAYARDHAITIAVMGCRVNGPGETDDADLGLWCGPRTVNLKRGEETVGAYSYQEVLEVLRRELDALIAERTAAAVH; from the coding sequence ATGAGCGAGACGAAGGCAGGCCCCCGCAATCCCACCCGCGACGTGCGGATCGGGAGCACGCACGTGGGGGGCGGCCACCCGGTCGCCGTCCAGTCGATGACCGCCACGAAGACGCAGGACGTCGCCGCGACGGTCGCCCAGGTCCGGCAGCTCGAGGAAGCCGGCGCCGACATCGTCCGGATCGCCGTCGACTCGGAGCGCGACGCGCGCGCCCTCGAGCCGATCCGCGGGGAGACGCGCGTCGCCCTCTCGGTCGACCTCCAGGAGAATTACCGGCTCGCGTCCATGGTGGCGCCGCACGTCGACAAGCTCCGCTACAATCCCGGGCACCTCCACCACCACGAGACGAGCCGCCCCATCCTCGAGAAGGTCTCCTTCCTCGCGGAGACCGCCGACCGCCACGGCTGCGCGCTGCGGATCGGCGTGAACTGCGGATCGGTGGACCCCGCCAAGAAGGGGATGTTCGGCGACGACGACGTCGCCGAGATGGTCGAGTCGGCGCGCGAGCACGCGGAGATGCTCGAGTCGCTCGGGTTCCGGCGGTTCGTCGTGTCGCTCAAGGACTCCGACCCGAAGAAGGTCATCGACGCGAACCGCCGCTTCGCCGCCCTGAGGCCCGACGTGCCGCTCCATCTCGGGGTGACCGAGGCGGGTCTGCCCCCCGACGGCATCGTCAAGACGCGCGTCGCGTTCGAGCAGCTCCTCTCGCGGGGGATCGGCGACACGATCCGCGTCTCGCTGACGGTGCCGAACGACCGCAAGAAGGAGGAGATCGCCGCGGGGAGGAAGATCCTCGACGACATCGCCGCCGGCCGGTTCCGATCGGTCCCGGTCTTCGAGAACAGGGCGCTGAACATCATCTCGTGCCCCTCCTGCTCGCGCGTCGAGAACGACGCCTTCGTCGATCTCGCCGAGAGGGTGCGCGACGTCACCGCGTACGCCCGCGATCACGCCATCACGATCGCGGTGATGGGGTGCCGCGTGAACGGCCCCGGCGAGACCGACGACGCCGATCTCGGACTGTGGTGCGGTCCCCGCACGGTCAACCTCAAGCGCGGCGAGGAGACGGTCGGCGCGTACTCGTACCAGGAGGTCCTCGAGGTCCTCCGGAGGGAGCTCGACGCCCTCATCGCCGAGAGGACGGCCGCTGCCGTCCACTGA